AAAGTAGCCGAACTCGAGCAACTGACGCAAAAATTTCATGAAGTATTGATGAGACAAGtgtatttaatacaattttgattaagCAGCTCTTTTTTGTTTACGTATATGTTGATGACAAATTTAAcacaattgcaaaataatgtgcgtcaacgaaataaataatggcgttgaaagaaaagtgtaatgtaacataaatatGTTACAGACGCAAGTACAACAAATTGAAGACTTAAGTAgcgaaatagaaattataaaggaaaaagaagaagaagaagttgCAAATCAAATAGATCAAATAGAggcatttaaaaaagttttggaGAAAGATTTCTTCGAGTTACCACAAATAGAATATCCCGAAGATAAgtaagtattttattcataaaaatgctACGAATCAAAATAAGATAgttttgattatatatttttattcgataattaTAGGCTTCccagaataattttttgcggTTACACGGAAGATAAATTTCCAAAAGTTGTAATAGCGGAAAGTGAACGAAAAGGAAAAGTAAAATGTCTTGAAAAGTTAACTGGCAAATTAACAGAATCTTTAACGATGCAAGAAAAATTAGTGAAAGAAAACGCACAATTGGAAGGTGGAAGGTGTGTTCATTTCTTGTATAAGGTAGAGAAAAGAACGATTgtcttgattaatttttttttgtacgcTCAGTATATAAGAAATACTCAATAGTTATTTCATATAGTGAATAATCGAAGgcagaataaattgaaagttaTACGGTTTCCTCGGTGACGATTTCGCGATGTTTTCAGATGGTTAAGCATGCCGATTACACGTTACTCATACGTAACCCAATTTTATAGTATACCGATCTCgtagcaataaataaaatgtgcacATTGATAATTACtccatttttgaaagatagtttttataacattttgattaaatttttcgcGGTCTGTCAGATTCCAAAGTAAAGTAAACGAAAAAGATTATATGGAAAGCTGTTTTCCTGCAAACAGGTATAAACTCGAAGAAGCCTTGCTAGAAAAAGATACAGCTCTCGAGAATTTACAAAGGAAGGTATGCAACCTGCAAGCAGAAATGCGTATAATTGTCGAAGAGAATACAGAGTTGAATCGTCAGTTGGCTATTTTGAATCAGCTTGTGACTAGATCTACCCGATGTTGTACCTGTTCAGGTATTACCCCGTCATCTCCAACGTCACCATCGTCTTTGCCTCCACGTTCACATGTCAACGTACAGTTTAGAGACGACGTTTACTGCCAATGCAAGTGCTGTCTTCAATCACAATTTGATATCTTGTCACCGACTACGGAAACCGGTGAGACAATATGCAGTtatcaaaatatgtaatttgactaattaaaatgtaacgcAATAGAGAAACAGGCTATCCTGTATATTATTCGTCAAACCTTTTGGTTGAATTTTGTTGGACTGTATAAGATTATAAacaatgtgtatataaaagtaGTAAATTTTCTCAAGAAAAATGTTCATTCAATCTCGTAGATTCACCGAGATTGACAGGAGGTGGATCCAAAACGGAGGATCATTATTTCACAGATAATAGCGCTTTACAAAACGTGGAAATGTGCTCGCGCAGTCCGGTTACTGTTAAGTCATCGCTTCCTCGAGGAATGTGTCCTGCAGAATTGGAAGATAAACTTGCGCTGTATGGTACTAACACTAAGCAGCTAGtgagtttttaaatttgtataaattattttatataatttattttttcagggCGGTAAATTGTGAAGGCAGAGTTTGAGAAAATTAACGTAAAAAGttaaacgataaaatattgtatcaaCATTCTTGTAgctaattaacttttttagtTTCAACATCGTGTATTCGCAAaacattatatgataaaaatacaatatttgatatccaatattctataaaactttctGGTTACCAATTGAAcgaatctataaaattttgttattttctagGAACAACAATTAGGCAGCATGGAAACCGAGGTGCGCAACATGCAGATGGAATTAGCAAACGTACAAAAAGAGCGACAGCAATTGGAACAACAACGTAAATTGCTCAAATGCACAGGACCTTGTGCACCGTGCAGTTGCTGTCCACCTCCGCCTTCGATATGCGTGAAATCAGTGCCAGGACTTCCGTCTATGCCGCCGAAAGCATCTGCTATATCCGCGGTGTCTACCGCTCAGCTAGCTGTACAGTTTCCCcgattgaattatttttcaatcaaatttttcaatcaaatttttcaatcaatgtAGTTCTTGTGTTTTAAACAATATGAGtttctatattttacttttatatttaaaacacttCTACAATTTATGAAAGAAGTTCTTGTACGAACGCAGCAATGTTAAGGCTTTAGTGGAAGGCAATTTTAATTGAACGCTTTGAATAATTACATTAGCATATCTTTGACTGCAGGGCACCGATATAAACGCGCAACAGCAATTACGCGATCTTCGCGAACAATACGCCCGGCTTCAGGACGATTACAAAAGTAAGTTATGCGAGGTATCGTGCATGAGGACGGAAGCGGAAAAGATGAAGCAGGATACACGGGATGCTAAGGAAGAGAAAGAACGAATGGAGATAAAGTTGATAGATGCTCAAGAACGGCTAAAGCTTCTAGAATCAGAAAAGGGAAAATTTGACggtaatttctttttcgttgtaaaattgataaaaacggtactattttcgatttaatgtataaagcaaaatgtaaattaattttgaacagGTAATAAGGAACAACTCATCGAAAAGGAACAGGCTCTAATCGTAGCGAAGCAACGCTTTCGAGAAGCGCAGGATGAGCTAGAAGAGCTACGTTCCTTGATTCAAGATCAAGCTGCTCAGTTGGAGGAttatcgtaataaatatttgcaagttAGTGTCATTCTAATTTATTGACTAAATTGTAtcaacttatttattttcaagcgTAAGGAATTATAAGACtgaaatcaaaataatcttaGGCCCAGCAACAAGTTGAAGAACAGCGCAGACAATTGGATCTTATGGAAATGGACAATGCGCGAATGAATGAAAATGTTACTTTGGAAATTGGACGTGTTAAAGTATGTCAAAGATTAGTTGTGATTGCGATCTGATTTGGAACTACATtctcattttatatatgctaACGTGATGCAATCAATTTAGAATCAATTTCAAGAAAAGTTGGCCGAACTTGCACCATTGCCCGatattttgaaacaaatgcaaataaagATGCAGGAAGCCCAACAGATGCGCTTAATCGCTGAACGTAATTCCGAGGATTTGTCACGGGAATTGTTAGGATACAAGGATAAGATTCAAACTTTGCAAAATCAATTGGATGTGCTGCACACTGAGCATCGGACACTTCAAGTTGTAATTTGTATGATTATCACGATTGTAATAGGAAATAATCGATTACATATGTAGGATGAAAGGGGACACGGATCCGGCAAGTTCGacgaaatggaaaaaaaatatagcgaGCTACGGCACGAAAACGAGAGAATGAAACACACGGTGGCACGATTCGAAGAACACGAAGCACAACTGCAGAAGCGCATCGACGAGAAAATGCATGAGAACACGCAGTTGTCGTCGATGTTGGATCAGGTATGTGTTGACGTTGTAAAGAGATTTCTCGCAAATAAGTACCTTTTCCTTCAAGATAAGAGAGGATTCCGCTCGACAAGTAGCGAGAACAAAGGAGCGATGCGAAACTATGCGAAGATCGATGCAAGGGCAGATCTCTGAAATGGAAAGGCAATTAGCGCAATGCAGAGCGACAGCACGTGCCGCCCAACGCGATAGAGATGAGGTAACTACTATGAATAGTATGAATATTTTGACGGGTAAAGATGTACTTACGATACTTTTGTTAACTTTTCTAGATCAGGCAAAAGATGCAGGGTCAAATAACTAATTTGAACGAGGCATTTAAACACGCACAAGGCCGCATAAAATCTTTACAGGGTCACGTAAATTATCTCAAGACCTCTTATAGCAACATCTTTCTCGGTCAAGGAGAAACACCTACAGGTGCTCTGCCAGGGGACGATTCCTGCGACTGCAACTATTAAACATGCGTACTTTTCCTTTCAATAATAACGCTACATTTTTGctcaacattataaaattaatgtataccAGTTGACACCGCACAGATTTTGTCGTgcatttatattctaaatactGTAGCCTTCTACAATTGACAAAGTTggttgataaataattattataccgtcatttttataaacatgtaAACTATGgaacagataaaatataaaaaaataaagtcaaAATCTACATAGTATATAACGACCATCTATTTCGTTATCTTTaattagtatatttatatcttcgATTAATCTCTTTACATAGAAAATGCTATGGAAGTATAGAATAATGCTACTTTCAAAGTTTTAACAAAAACTGGCATTTTCtgttaaatatgcatatattagatgtaaacatatttttgtatcacatatatatgtatatattttatttaacaaaacgaTTATGTACTTTTCttataagcaataaaatataggAAAACAGCAGTGGAATATGATAGtgtcttaatataaaaaaaagataatatgatatatgtacatatgaagaaaaaggaaatggTTTACTCAAATAAACTTCTTTAGTTTGTGTCCACTGATTGAAGCATATTGAGCATATTGAGAATAGCATCCGAGCGTGTTCGCACTTTTTCCATTTCTACACGAAATTCTTCCAACTGAGATTCAATTCGTTTTGCGTAGGCATGACAGCACctgtaaataaatgttaaataattttgacattaaatcaaatataatttaattattaaattaacaataatttaacaattgataaaaatttattaattcttattaaagtACGAAATTCTAACcaatcttataaaaatgtcaagtcattaattatatataaatatcatatatatatttatatatttatataacacatatttatataattctgaaaaatcGCAGTTTGAGAGCAAATATTTAGAGCATACCTTCCAGCAGCTTGTTCCGGAGATGCACATGGCGTAATTTTGATTTGTGGAGAACAATTCATTAAATTAGATTCTTTTTTATGTGTACAGCCTTTGTTACTAGTAGATGCATTAGAATTATAGCAATCTCCGCATCCCCGTATAAAATCCATCAAAACTCCTCGTACTCTTTTCCCAATTAATCTTCGTCGTTTCGtctaaatagaaaaaaaaaacaatataaagatatatataaaatattgctataatcgcaaatctttataaatttgcagATCATTTGCAGAATTGTTTACAACATACCTCTGGGGTTTCGCTATTTTGTTTTAGTCCTATTAATGGCTCATCTTCATGTACATTAGGAGAAAGATGATTACACGAATCGCTACATTCTCGATCTGTATTCATTGTTAATGGTTTACATGTACATGATTTTCTCAATGTATTATAACATTTGGGGCTCTCTTGACAATTCTCTCCTTGATCATGTAATGAATGATGACATGCTGTATGACATCTGCATGTAAACTCACCGTCTTCCATGGTAGGATTACTTTCatgtaaatgtttattaggctccaaatttcttgaaaaactTGAACGTTCCTTACTGCTTAATTTCTCTTTgctacaattaaaattatcttcaaaCTTCTGTCTTTCCTCGTGTAAGGAACAATTACATTTCTGCTCTAACATGTCTACATTATGAATACAGCAggaatgtaatttttcttggGGATGTGTTCGTTTGTACCTCGTCCATTCTTCATGGTTCTTTGAGGAATCACAGTTTTCACAAGAAGAAACACATGTGCTtgcattatatacattatctGCATGTGCTTTGTCTGTTGAACAGGATGGCTTTGCCGTATTAAATGAAGATGAATGTGAGAAATTGAATGCAGCTGGTGACAGCTCAAATTTGGGAgagtattttgattttttacttGTTGAACACACTAAATTACTGCCATTGTATCTTGTCTGTGGAGTCTTCTGCCAGCAATGATACTTCTTATCTTTTACTTTAGTGGATGtttctatttcattttcaGTCTCAGCTGTGGATTCTTGActaatctgtaaaatacattttagaataaataaatatcataaaatccTGCAATCTTAatacaattgtatttaattataatttaatataatttttaatttacgatCGTTTACCTCTTTGCCCCAAATGTTGACTGTTCCATTTATTTCAGACATCCTTACTTCTAAATTACCAAGTAAGAATGGACCACATTCACGAAGACGTCCCTTTTCATTGTCTTCTTCTTTAGGCTCCTCTGCTTGAATTAGAAAACTAcgatttttactattttcattttcatggtatacaaaacattttacattatcCTCTGGATCAGCGCTTTCTGTTTTGCTTTCTGCTGTAGATGTAGCAGCCCCTAAGTGACTTGTGTTAGTATTAGATAAACCTTCCTGTGATTGTACTCTCTCATTTATCGAATCATATGAATACTTGAAATGATATTCTTCATTCGttgtttcatttaatttcGAACTTGATTCTCCAGTAGTTTCGAAAGCTTTGTAAGATTGTATATTAGATACGCCAGGAATATCAGCAATCTTCCTTTTCTTGAAGTTAGAAGATCGATTTTGGTAGCTGTCATCGTCATTTTGCAAGTCCATTGCTGTACTTTCATTTAATCTTTTCTTGGAATTTTGTACCAAAGGACTTTCTGGCTTTGCTTTTCCCTGTGTAATGCTTGCAAGTGTTTGTAAAATTCGCGATGAAGTAATGAATGTGCGAGAAAGTGGACGTGCCGTTTTTCTTGGTGTAGCATCAGTAAGCATCATACTATCGTCAGAATGTAATGCTTTTGCTGCTTCAGGTGGTTTCATGGATATTGATAAATTGTCACTCCATTGATCTATAGAGCTTAATGTCAAAGCGACACtactatttgatattttattgttagacTGCTTTACATGTGTAGGCTCTGTTTGATTATGTTTGTGTGTAGAATCAGTAATATCTGTTTGAATTGATGCAACTTTCTGTTCTAGAGGTTTGctttctttcttatattttgcTAAAGATTCTCTCAATTCATCCATctcttgtttaatttttaagttctCTGCAAGTTGTTTCTGATATGCATTGTGCAAATCATTATACTGTACAGTTTTCTGATTTAATTGATCCTtcaatgtaataatttctaaagcatCTGAAGGTTTACTAAGTCCTTCGTTTATTTTGTCGAAAGTTGcttgttcattatttttcgCTTCATCTGCTATTGCTctaatgctttttatattttcaatccTTAGGGCACAAGTTGTATCATTATCTATATCTATTGGCTCtgcattattgtatatttcatgTTGAGTTTGTTCTTGCTGAATAACACGTGCATTCTTATTTAAATCCGTTTTTTGACTAGAACTGCTGTGTACATATTCctcataatttacattatgcaAGTTGTAAACTGTTGGTACTTCTTGATGACCGTTTTGTATAAGAGATGGTTGCATGGCGTCTATAAAACGTGGAGTTTCTCTTTCAGGAAAATTAAACTTCAATTGTTTAACTTCAACTGTGCCATTTTGCTTTTGTGTTTTATCATCAGTAATTAAAGGATCTGTTTCATTCTGCGTTTGTTCAAAAGGTATATTTATCTGGACTTCGTTCTGGATACATTCTTCCTGTACAGATTCCAAACCATTCCTATTATCTTGACCATTTAACATTACCGACGAAATATTGTAAGCTACTTTATTCCTGTCACACACTTCTGCAATTTCTAATTCCTTGATTGTTCTTTCAGcataactttttattcttttgttaGGCATTGTAGATTCCATCTTTCttgtatcattattttcatgatcagtattgtttttattatgaattgcATCTTCCTGGTGTTGTTTTGTTTGTCTTTCCATAGAACGTCTACTTTGTTCccttatttctttaatataaagcTTGACTTTACTTTCTACATGATATTTTGTTGGAAAAGATGGTTTCCTATGTATCATGGAATATGTCACAGCATTTTGTGGAATGTTTAGATAATTTTGCTTTGTATTCTGTAGGTGTTGTCTCTTAGAATATCCCACAAAATCATGATTTCTATATGTATTCAAATCTTGAAGAGAAAggcttttttctttatcttgattttttaatcttttggtTAAGAGAAAATCATCAGATTTTCTATCATTCCAATTTCTCTCATAGTTACTATcaatatcatcatcatcatcatcattttgCATTTGTCGAAAACCTTCTTCATCCTCTTCTTCATCTTCATCATCTTCATCATCATCTTCTTCATCCATCAAATGATTCATTTGTCGACGTTCTCGATGAAATTTGTTAAGCTCCAAATTCTCCAtctctataataaaataattattttatacaaacaaGTAAAcgatgtaattatatattaatagaatagttataaaaaattgattatttacataaaataatgcacTATAAGAACCTCAtttagttttactttttttaaataacttaccTTCGCTATCTGCATATTCATCTTCATCGTCTTCATCGTTAAAAGCATGATGATCTGTTTCTTCCTCAGATGATAAAACATATACACTGCTAGGTGCTTGATCATCACTATTATAAGGACTTGGACAATGATCTTCCTCCACGTCCTGAGGCTCATTGTCCTGCTGTTTGACGTTAACTACATCTGAATCATCGCGTCTCGAGGTACTAGAGACACTGATGTATGTAGGCATTTCTTCATCTTCTAGCAATGTTGCATCCGTACGATTCATCATCAATTTTACCTCGCTTTTGGACGAATTATTAGGTAAATCCTCCACCGCTTTTGTTTCCGTCTCGGTGTCATCAGGCGAGCGTTCACTATTCTCCGACATCGTGGAAAGCTACGAATGGAAAAACTATGAATTACTATCAATAATGCAATTTAACATTGACGATCAGAAGACGAACAAACACgaagatttatttctaatcTATTCGAAGCCGGCAAATGTACGCAGCGTGCGATAGAAAAACACTTTTTCACCAGCCGCCATTACGAAGCACTTCCAATAATACCTTTCTTTATCCTCCCTTTACAATAGTGCCGTGCAAATCTGCTTCATCATTTACTTTACATTAATACGAATAATTCGTGTTTTCGTTCGATAGCGCGAACTATCAGTTGGGCAGACAACTGTGCACCAGATGAACACTTTCAATATCGAGACACAATCGTCGCAAGATTAATGACCTGTGTATCGCAGGGCCGTACACACGTCCAGAAActacgtaattttattttattttacttgtatGTGTACCAGTTCGAccagtttaaaattaataaacaaaaattaaatcaccTAAAGCatcgttttaataaaattacaatttaatttaagtacttttcttttttcatattacatGTAAATGTTCCTGCAAATAACGAGGATAACGCAGCTTGCACGCATGCGCTTTCAtgaatttcacaaaaaatcgCATATAtgcgaattttttatttttcttttattctaacAATCGATTCTGCCCTTATACGCACAATCAAAAATtcatattgcataattttttctgCATCTAGGAATTTATGCGTTGAATGCAAAACGAAGATACTGCGGTGGCGTACCGCTACGTTGAAAACGCTGATTATTGTCGATAACTAGAAACACGCTGTGAGTACGCGCGGAAATCTGATTGTAACCTCGAAAGCCTTCGATTTTTGCGCGTAGTATAACGATGACTTCAATAACAGCTGGACTTCCGCTCACAATCGAATTTGGGTAagacgaaataataaaatacgttcGATTACGCATTAAACAGCAGAACTGTAATCAATGTCGCCGAATGTTCACAGGGGTGGGgcggaattattatttgacaaGAAGAGAGAACACAAAGTGGACCTACCTGGCGAGGAGTGTAAGTAATGTTACGTGAAAAACGTATAATCGGTATTTGTCTTCGCCAATAATGTGTCACACGATACTTCACAGGGACCTTGAAACAACTGCTGTTCTGGTTACGAGATAACCTCCTGACGGAGCGGCCGGAACTCTTTATGCAAGGTGACACAGTGTAAGTATATCCTTGTGCTTGTTGTTGTCAATCTCGTGTAATCGTGTCCAATTCGAGCAAATACGCGTCAAAAAAGGTTGCGATATCGTGCTACAATATCGCGAACATGTTACTATGCGCGTAAACGTGTTACATTCACTATGATTCGGTTGTATAAACGGAACGAACTGATATGATAAGATGGCGACCACATTGTTTATTCGTTGGCGAACACatagggtgtttacgataattcaagttcgagttagtttcactaggaccgaaaaatgagatagacataaccatctagaatctttatgatttatgacaactcaacgctgtcttgtattgcttgagttagggccactttttccaacgtcggttaactttaaccgactggtaacttttcagaatagccaACTAAAAACTCgaaatttgtatatgtatatgtatatacaagtttcgagtttttagttggctattctgaaaagttaccagtcggttaaagttaaccgacgttggaaaaagtggcccttaaattaattgaatttgttgagtttatagagcaaattttattgtaataaaaaaaggttaaCTGCAAATCaatctatgaaagaaacaaataatgttggtatgtatgttggtatacctctttaatagatataattatatatatatgtatataattatatttattaaactcaacaaattcaatgaatttaactcattgaactatataccatactggaacgagcacaGGCTACCCCCTCCATTCGACAAAACGGTCAGACAAGGCAGTGACTCAGTaccggatttctctttctatctcgtctACTCTCGACTAATAGTAGCTGTGAACACGTGACCAAAACTGTTGGTTAGATAGAGAGATCCGGGTCCGAACAGCTATCTCCATCTGACCGGTCGAGAACAAAGgcgtgctcgttccagtatggtatatatttcaatgatttaactcaagcaatacaagacagcgttgagttgtcatgaatcataaaggttttagatggttatgtatatctcattgtcggtcctagtgaaactaactcgaacttgaattatcgtaaacatcCATAGATGTTAGCAttaaggccggagcacagacttttacataaagcataacgcataagcataaggaaattgattggtctatatataagcataagcaaatgcataaggaaacggaccaatcaatttccttatgcttatgcgttatgttttatgcaaaagtctgtgctcccgcCTTTATACTCATAGTGGATTTTGTCTTATGGAGGATTCACACTGTACGTCTAAccagagagaaacctgagagaGGCCACGCTGCCGTTCTCCGTACAACGCTTTCTCTAGGCCGTACGCTAGTGACGCACGTCCATTTCCGGCCGGCTTAGGAACTAAATAGCCACGTCCATTTTCCGCATCGGTCAAAAAGTCACGTCTATTTTCTGAGATGGTTCATGTCCATGTTACATCCACAAGCGAAGCTatttacgtcacgcgtccttGCCGTGCGTTAGACTGTTTGATCAACAGCAGCGTACAACAAAGAATCAAGcgttttttaatcgagtaaggcgaatcgcTTGAATATTAAAGATCCCATATTCGAGACCtactttttgcaacttttttttcctttttttgcatttttttcaactgtatataatcaaattaataaattaaaataaagtttaataataaaataatgttaaaataatgttaatataaaaataatatttaataagcttttattgcagaattgtaaaattatttttaatttttttattaacaataacaaatcagtttttattaaataattataaaaaattttttatattaaaaaatgctttttataatgtttttgtaatatttagtacatgctatgtacaataaaatatacatatttttatataactaacatatgatctgtattaaaaaatgttttctctttctcgatccttcaaaaaaaaaaaagtattaatcgtAAAGagtgattcaaataataatttcaatgtagaaagaaattcagtctcttatgcaaatgtaatacaaGTAACGATAGCATCGATCTCATTCTTAATAATGTGCAGTGGCTTAACGGAAAATAGTTGGTCTATCACAACGCAGATCAGGTTTTGAGACTGAGTGGTGTccgatttttttcaagtttatggtacatcttatatagatcacatttagatttgataatttaacacaggcctcggaattatttcatcttttcagccgattctcgtggtatatgcctcctttcctctcttcaccgcgcg
This window of the Linepithema humile isolate Giens D197 chromosome 1, Lhum_UNIL_v1.0, whole genome shotgun sequence genome carries:
- the LOC105676842 gene encoding enolase-phosphatase E1-like isoform X1, which gives rise to MSENSERSPDDTETETKAVEDLPNNSSKSEVKLMMNRTDATLLEDEEMPTYISVSSTSRRDDSDVVNVKQQDNEPQDVEEDHCPSPYNSDDQAPSSVYVLSSEEETDHHAFNDEDDEDEYADSEEMENLELNKFHRERRQMNHLMDEEDDDEDDEDEEEDEEGFRQMQNDDDDDDIDSNYERNWNDRKSDDFLLTKRLKNQDKEKSLSLQDLNTYRNHDFVGYSKRQHLQNTKQNYLNIPQNAVTYSMIHRKPSFPTKYHVESKVKLYIKEIREQSRRSMERQTKQHQEDAIHNKNNTDHENNDTRKMESTMPNKRIKSYAERTIKELEIAEVCDRNKVAYNISSVMLNGQDNRNGLESVQEECIQNEVQINIPFEQTQNETDPLITDDKTQKQNGTVEVKQLKFNFPERETPRFIDAMQPSLIQNGHQEVPTVYNLHNVNYEEYVHSSSSQKTDLNKNARVIQQEQTQHEIYNNAEPIDIDNDTTCALRIENIKSIRAIADEAKNNEQATFDKINEGLSKPSDALEIITLKDQLNQKTVQYNDLHNAYQKQLAENLKIKQEMDELRESLAKYKKESKPLEQKVASIQTDITDSTHKHNQTEPTHVKQSNNKISNSSVALTLSSIDQWSDNLSISMKPPEAAKALHSDDSMMLTDATPRKTARPLSRTFITSSRILQTLASITQGKAKPESPLVQNSKKRLNESTAMDLQNDDDSYQNRSSNFKKRKIADIPGVSNIQSYKAFETTGESSSKLNETTNEEYHFKYSYDSINERVQSQEGLSNTNTSHLGAATSTAESKTESADPEDNVKCFVYHENENSKNRSFLIQAEEPKEEDNEKGRLRECGPFLLGNLEVRMSEINGTVNIWGKEISQESTAETENEIETSTKVKDKKYHCWQKTPQTRYNGSNLVCSTSKKSKYSPKFELSPAAFNFSHSSSFNTAKPSCSTDKAHADNVYNASTCVSSCENCDSSKNHEEWTRYKRTHPQEKLHSCCIHNVDMLEQKCNCSLHEERQKFEDNFNCSKEKLSSKERSSFSRNLEPNKHLHESNPTMEDGEFTCRCHTACHHSLHDQGENCQESPKCYNTLRKSCTCKPLTMNTDRECSDSCNHLSPNVHEDEPLIGLKQNSETPETKRRRLIGKRVRGVLMDFIRGCGDCYNSNASTSNKGCTHKKESNLMNCSPQIKITPCASPEQAAGRCCHAYAKRIESQLEEFRVEMEKVRTRSDAILNMLNMLQSVDTN
- the LOC105676842 gene encoding enolase-phosphatase E1-like isoform X2 — its product is MSENSERSPDDTETETKAVEDLPNNSSKSEVKLMMNRTDATLLEDEEMPTYISVSSTSRRDDSDVVNVKQQDNEPQDVEEDHCPSPYNSDDQAPSSVYVLSSEEETDHHAFNDEDDEDEYADSEEMENLELNKFHRERRQMNHLMDEEDDDEDDEDEEEDEEGFRQMQNDDDDDDIDSNYERNWNDRKSDDFLLTKRLKNQDKEKSLSLQDLNTYRNHDFVGYSKRQHLQNTKQNYLNIPQNAVTYSMIHRKPSFPTKYHVESKVKLYIKEIREQSRRSMERQTKQHQEDAIHNKNNTDHENNDTRKMESTMPNKRIKSYAERTIKELEIAEVCDRNKVAYNISSVMLNGQDNRNGLESVQEECIQNEVQINIPFEQTQNETDPLITDDKTQKQNGTVEVKQLKFNFPERETPRFIDAMQPSLIQNGHQEVPTVYNLHNVNYEEYVHSSSSQKTDLNKNARVIQQEQTQHEIYNNAEPIDIDNDTTCALRIENIKSIRAIADEAKNNEQATFDKINEGLSKPSDALEIITLKDQLNQKTVQYNDLHNAYQKQLAENLKIKQEMDELRESLAKYKKESKPLEQKVASIQTDITDSTHKHNQTEPTHVKQSNNKISNSSVALTLSSIDQWSDNLSISMKPPEAAKALHSDDSMMLTDATPRKTARPLSRTFITSSRILQTLASITQGKAKPESPLVQNSKKRLNESTAMDLQNDDDSYQNRSSNFKKRKIADIPGVSNIQSYKAFETTGESSSKLNETTNEEYHFKYSYDSINERVQSQEGLSNTNTSHLGAATSTAESKTESADPEDNVKCFVYHENENSKNRSFLIQAEEPKEEDNEKGRLRECGPFLLGNLEVRMSEINGTVNIWGKEISQESTAETENEIETSTKVKDKKYHCWQKTPQTRYNGSNLVCSTSKKSKYSPKFELSPAAFNFSHSSSFNTAKPSCSTDKAHADNVYNASTCVSSCENCDSSKNHEEWTSKEKLSSKERSSFSRNLEPNKHLHESNPTMEDGEFTCRCHTACHHSLHDQGENCQESPKCYNTLRKSCTCKPLTMNTDRECSDSCNHLSPNVHEDEPLIGLKQNSETPETKRRRLIGKRVRGVLMDFIRGCGDCYNSNASTSNKGCTHKKESNLMNCSPQIKITPCASPEQAAGRCCHAYAKRIESQLEEFRVEMEKVRTRSDAILNMLNMLQSVDTN
- the Urm1 gene encoding ubiquitin-related modifier 1, which gives rise to MTSITAGLPLTIEFGGGAELLFDKKREHKVDLPGEEWTLKQLLFWLRDNLLTERPELFMQGDTVRPGILVLVNDADWELLGEGDYKLCPRDKVLFISTLHGG